From the genome of Hymenobacter sp. PAMC 26628, one region includes:
- a CDS encoding OmpA family protein, giving the protein MYKPFLSLVAATVLLAGCETKKSETKETLGDASADTAVMARDGKTAGDVAANAGDAAKGAVASAGAAISNAWTVTKDKLKDVKFTEVNLPGVTVRGDSDYNVYSVDEAVLFDTDKATVKPSAAKALAQITGSIGQRFAKSEVRVMGFADSRGDKDYNKDLSEKRAEAVKNYLVTTGKIDAGRVSVEPMGEAQPVASNATAAGRKENRRVEIAVRTR; this is encoded by the coding sequence ATGTACAAGCCCTTCCTCTCCCTTGTAGCCGCCACCGTATTGCTCGCCGGCTGCGAAACCAAAAAATCTGAAACCAAAGAAACCTTGGGCGACGCCAGCGCCGACACGGCCGTGATGGCCCGCGACGGCAAAACCGCGGGCGATGTGGCTGCCAACGCCGGCGACGCTGCCAAAGGGGCCGTGGCCTCCGCCGGCGCGGCCATCAGCAACGCCTGGACGGTGACCAAGGACAAGCTCAAAGACGTGAAGTTCACGGAGGTGAACCTGCCCGGCGTCACGGTGCGCGGCGACAGCGACTACAACGTGTACAGCGTAGACGAAGCCGTACTCTTCGACACCGACAAGGCTACCGTTAAGCCCAGCGCTGCCAAGGCCCTAGCGCAAATCACAGGTTCCATCGGCCAGCGCTTCGCCAAAAGTGAGGTGCGCGTGATGGGCTTCGCTGATTCGCGCGGCGACAAGGACTACAACAAGGACCTGAGCGAGAAGCGTGCCGAGGCCGTAAAAAACTACCTCGTCACGACCGGTAAAATCGATGCCGGCCGCGTGAGCGTGGAGCCCATGGGTGAAGCCCAGCCCGTGGCCAGCAACGCCACAGCCGCCGGCCGCAAGGAGAACCGCCGCGTCGAAATCGCCGTGCGCACCCGCTAG